TTTACTATTCAACAAATGCAGGTTCTGCATCGGTTGTTCCTGAAAATGCAGCGTCTTCCGAGGCATCTTCCGGGTTATCTGACGATTTGTCGGTACCACCGGTAATAAATTTCGTCACTAGGTCTTCAATTTCCATGGTGCCTTGGGTATTGGCAATCTGATCACCACGTTTAAGATAATTCAGACCGCCACCTGGGATGATTTTCAAATATTTTTCACCCAATAAACCATTGGTTGCTACCATAATATAAGCATCTTCATCAATATTAGTGATGGATTTCATGTTATCTAACAGTTGCTTTTCCATTGCTTTTTGTTGAGCAGGATCTGCCGCTGTATAATCGGAACTATAACGTAACTCTTCTAATGCTTCTTGCTGGACCTGTTTCAGCTGTTCGGCATTAAAGGTTGTCAGGGAGCCATCCAGTGTCATATGTACAGTGGCTAAACGGGTTACCGGATCAAGCGTAATCTCATCGACCTGGCCGACTTTGACGCCACTTAACGCCACTTTGGCACGCGGCTTAATTCCATTGACATTTTCAAAGGTCGCCGTCATTTTATAGCTGTCCGCGATATTGGTTCCTACCAGGCCACTGACACGCATGGCCAGGAAAAACAGTGCAATACCAAACAGAATGACAAAAACACCAACGGCCAGCTCACTTATACGTGATTTCATTAAATACCTCCGAACATGACCGCAGTCAACACGAAATCAAAGCCTAAAACGCACAATGAAGAATACACCACTGTACGCGTTGTAGAAGTTGCAATACCTTCCGAAGTTGGCTCACAGGCATAGCCCTGATATACCGCAATCCAGGTACAGATTAATGCGAATACAAAACTTTTAATAATAGTGCCATTCAAAATATCTTTATAGAATTGCACCGTATTTTCCATCCCACTCCAGTAGGCGCCTTCATCTGCCCCCA
The nucleotide sequence above comes from Acinetobacter sp. 10FS3-1. Encoded proteins:
- a CDS encoding outer membrane lipid asymmetry maintenance protein MlaD, producing MKSRISELAVGVFVILFGIALFFLAMRVSGLVGTNIADSYKMTATFENVNGIKPRAKVALSGVKVGQVDEITLDPVTRLATVHMTLDGSLTTFNAEQLKQVQQEALEELRYSSDYTAADPAQQKAMEKQLLDNMKSITNIDEDAYIMVATNGLLGEKYLKIIPGGGLNYLKRGDQIANTQGTMEIEDLVTKFITGGTDKSSDNPEDASEDAAFSGTTDAEPAFVE